A DNA window from Oryzias latipes chromosome 5, ASM223467v1 contains the following coding sequences:
- the LOC101162280 gene encoding ubiquinol-cytochrome-c reductase complex assembly factor 1, giving the protein MYRRPLQAAIRNVVHASASRAARGKVLEKEACCGAMAACQLTTANPPQWASCRPLHTATQLCNVKETQQHSEEEVGAFTKFIEAMGFTAPLKYNKWKIKIAALRMYTCCVERINYDEFFEKCSLPDTLNSWFLIAQLHVWMCLVRMRQEGREGKYMCRYIVHSMWEDVEQRSKIMGIDAVHRKEAMKAMTETFYAAIFGYDEGILSDDCVLAAALWRNLFNRQCEDPRQLELLVEYVRKQMQFIDSLDGEDLLLTGEVKWRPLAEENAQSILKVVKPTYNDTGL; this is encoded by the exons ATGTACAGGCGGCCACTGCAGGCTGCCATCCGGAACGTCGTTCACGCGTCAGCCAGCAGAGCGGCTCGCGGAAAG gtctTGGAAAAAGAGGCCTGTTGTGGAGCCATGGCAGCCTGTCAGTTGACCACAGCCAACCCTCCCCAGTGGGCGTCATGCCGGCCTCTGCACACTGCCACACAG CTGTGCAATGTGAAGGAGACACAGCAGCACTCGGAGGAGGAGGTTGGGGCCTTCACCAAGTTCATTGAAGCCATGGGTTTCACAGCCCCCCTGAAGTATAACAAATGG AAAATCAAGATTGCCGCCCTGCGCATGTACACGTGCTGTGTGGAGAGGATCAACTATGACGAGTTCTTTGAAA AATGCTCCCTTCCTGACACACTCAACTCCTGGTTCCTCATTGCTCAACTACACGTATG GATGTGTCTGGTCCGGATGCGTCAGGAAGGCAGAGAAGGAAAGTACATGTGTCGTTACATCGTCCACTCGATGTGGGAGGACGTGGAGCAGAGGAGCAAAATCATGGGG ATAGATGCTGTTCACAGGAAGGAGGCCATGAAAGCCATGACGGAAACCTTCTATGCAGCCATATTTGGATATGATGAG GGAATCCTGTCTGATGACTGTGTGCTGGCTGCAGCTCTGTGGAGAAACCTGTTCAATCGACAGTGTGAAGACCCCCGACAGCTGGAACTTTTAGTGGAATATGTGCGCAAACAG ATGCAGTTTATCGACTCTCTGGATGGGGAAGACCTGCTGCTCACAGGAGAGGTCAAGTGGCGCCCCCTGGCGGAGGAGAATGCACAGAGCATATTGAAGGTGGTCAAGCCAACATATAATGACACAGGCCTGTAG